The following proteins are encoded in a genomic region of Rhizobium sp. ZPR4:
- the murA gene encoding UDP-N-acetylglucosamine 1-carboxyvinyltransferase, translated as MDRLRISGGRRLQGAVTIAGAKNAALPQIAAALLSPHPLELTNLPSVSDVENMLGVIALHGAKIARGPHGTTIDASDIVSKETSYDTVRRMRATVLVLAPLLARFGHARVSLPGGCAIGARPVDMHIKALATLGADIAIESGLIVASASNGLKGARIVLSSPSVGATETAMMAACAAKGETEILNAAREPEVADLAACLSAMGARIEGAGTHRILIEGDTGWRPAKHHGIPDRIEAGTYAVAAAITGGQLELIHARLENLASVVQALEAMGVSVWPSDRGLVVSRDGPLKGADLTTEPYPGFPTDLQAQFMALACCAKGATLIRETVFENRFMHVPELTRLGANITLQGTTALVRGGAPLKGAQVMATDLRASVSLVLAALVSEGETIVNRVYHLDRGYEQLDRKLRLCGADIERLTS; from the coding sequence ATGGACAGACTTCGCATCTCCGGCGGCAGAAGGTTGCAGGGCGCGGTGACCATCGCCGGCGCCAAGAATGCCGCTCTGCCGCAGATCGCGGCGGCGCTTTTGAGCCCGCATCCGCTTGAATTGACGAACCTGCCTTCAGTCAGCGATGTCGAGAACATGCTTGGTGTCATCGCCCTCCACGGCGCTAAGATCGCCCGCGGGCCGCACGGCACGACGATCGATGCGAGCGATATCGTTTCGAAGGAGACCTCCTACGATACGGTCCGGCGGATGCGAGCGACTGTTCTGGTGCTGGCGCCGCTGCTTGCTCGTTTCGGTCATGCGCGTGTTTCGCTTCCAGGCGGCTGCGCTATCGGCGCGCGGCCCGTCGATATGCACATCAAGGCTCTGGCGACGCTGGGTGCCGATATTGCGATCGAAAGCGGCCTGATCGTCGCTTCGGCTTCCAATGGGCTGAAGGGCGCGCGGATCGTGTTAAGTTCGCCGTCCGTAGGGGCGACGGAAACGGCCATGATGGCCGCCTGCGCGGCCAAGGGCGAAACCGAGATCCTGAATGCGGCCCGGGAGCCGGAGGTGGCCGATCTTGCGGCCTGCCTCAGCGCCATGGGGGCGCGGATCGAAGGCGCGGGGACGCATCGCATCCTTATCGAAGGCGACACCGGCTGGCGTCCCGCCAAGCATCACGGTATCCCCGACCGCATCGAGGCCGGCACCTATGCCGTGGCGGCGGCGATCACCGGTGGGCAGCTCGAACTCATTCATGCGCGGCTGGAAAACCTCGCCTCTGTCGTCCAGGCGCTCGAAGCCATGGGTGTCAGCGTCTGGCCGAGCGATCGCGGCCTCGTCGTTTCAAGGGACGGCCCGCTCAAGGGAGCCGATCTCACCACCGAACCCTATCCCGGCTTTCCGACGGATCTGCAGGCGCAGTTCATGGCTCTCGCCTGCTGTGCCAAGGGCGCGACGCTGATCCGGGAGACGGTATTTGAAAATCGGTTCATGCATGTGCCGGAGTTGACGCGGCTCGGCGCCAACATCACTTTGCAGGGCACGACGGCGCTGGTGCGTGGCGGTGCTCCGCTTAAAGGCGCGCAGGTGATGGCGACGGATCTGCGCGCCTCCGTGTCGCTGGTTCTCGCAGCCCTCGTTTCGGAAGGCGAAACCATCGTCAACCGCGTCTATCATCTCGATCGCGGCTACGAGCAGCTGGACCGCAAATTGCGCCTCTGCGGCGCCGACATCGAACGGCTGACGTCATGA
- a CDS encoding N-acetylglucosamine kinase, with product MTAASENASYFLGIDGGGTGCRARIEDAEGTVLGQGLSGPATTRLGIAEAWASISRAFDAAIEEAGLSAADIGRIHAGVGLAGIGRKGALAALKAIEHPFASIDFISDGEGACLGAHSGRDGAIVIAGTGSIGLGLVEGRQLRVGGYGFPISDEGSGAYLGLKAVQLALRAHDGREQKAALLAEIMQRFQNDPMEAVAWMDRASATDYAALAPMVLRHADQADAIARRIVQGAAGHVDTLVRSLFDQGAPRVCLLGGLASPLEPWLAPDVRRRLKPIDGDAVSGAIILAKKAIHQG from the coding sequence ATGACTGCCGCATCCGAAAACGCTTCCTATTTCCTCGGCATTGATGGCGGCGGCACCGGCTGCCGGGCTCGCATCGAGGATGCGGAAGGCACGGTCTTGGGGCAGGGATTGTCCGGGCCGGCAACCACCCGCCTCGGAATTGCCGAAGCCTGGGCGTCGATCTCACGAGCCTTTGACGCCGCCATCGAAGAAGCGGGGTTGAGTGCCGCCGATATCGGCCGCATTCATGCCGGCGTCGGATTGGCGGGGATCGGCCGCAAGGGCGCGCTCGCCGCCCTGAAGGCGATAGAGCACCCGTTTGCCAGCATCGATTTCATCAGCGACGGCGAGGGCGCCTGCCTTGGTGCCCATTCCGGTCGTGACGGCGCGATCGTGATCGCCGGGACGGGCTCGATCGGGCTCGGCCTTGTCGAAGGGCGGCAATTGCGGGTCGGCGGCTATGGTTTTCCGATCTCGGATGAGGGCAGCGGCGCCTATCTCGGGCTGAAGGCCGTGCAGCTGGCACTGCGCGCCCATGATGGTCGCGAACAGAAGGCCGCGCTGCTCGCCGAAATCATGCAGCGTTTCCAGAACGATCCGATGGAGGCGGTTGCGTGGATGGACCGGGCATCGGCGACGGACTACGCGGCTCTTGCGCCCATGGTTCTACGTCACGCCGATCAGGCTGACGCGATCGCGCGCCGGATCGTACAAGGTGCTGCGGGCCATGTCGACACGCTGGTGCGCAGCCTGTTTGATCAAGGGGCGCCGCGTGTGTGCCTGCTTGGCGGTCTTGCGAGCCCGCTCGAGCCATGGCTCGCGCCCGACGTGCGCCGCCGCTTGAAGCCCATCGACGGCGACGCTGTGTCCGGTGCGATCATTCTTGCGAAGAAAGCCATTCACCAAGGCTGA
- the murQ gene encoding N-acetylmuramic acid 6-phosphate etherase, translating to MTEQKLISELEQLVSEGRNPNTMHIDLLPTFDILREINYEDQTVPVAVEKVIPAIAAAVNQIVAAFQKGGRLVYMGAGTSGRLGVLDASECPPTFSVPPDMVVGLIAGGPDALRRSIEGAEDDPEQGRQALEEIKLTGDDVVIGIAVSGRTPYVIGGLNYAKSLGAFTVALSCNPNSIIAGIADLAISPVVGPEILTGSTRLKSGTAQKLILNMLTTASMIRIGKSYQNLMVDVSASNKKLVARASRIVMQATGCTQQEARRVLDLTGNDVKLAILMEITGMGIEEARAALQNADGFLRKAINARTA from the coding sequence ATGACAGAACAGAAGTTGATATCCGAACTGGAGCAGTTGGTTTCCGAAGGGCGCAATCCGAATACGATGCATATCGATCTCTTGCCGACCTTCGATATTCTGCGCGAGATCAATTATGAGGATCAGACGGTTCCGGTCGCCGTCGAGAAGGTGATTCCGGCAATCGCCGCCGCCGTCAATCAGATCGTGGCCGCTTTCCAGAAAGGCGGCAGGCTGGTCTACATGGGGGCGGGGACAAGCGGCCGGCTCGGGGTTCTCGATGCCTCCGAATGCCCGCCGACCTTCAGCGTGCCGCCCGACATGGTCGTCGGGTTGATCGCAGGCGGCCCGGATGCACTGCGGCGTTCGATCGAAGGTGCCGAGGATGATCCGGAGCAGGGGCGCCAGGCTTTGGAGGAGATCAAGCTGACCGGGGATGATGTCGTCATCGGCATCGCCGTCAGCGGCCGCACGCCCTATGTCATCGGTGGCCTGAACTATGCCAAGAGCCTCGGTGCCTTCACGGTTGCGCTCTCCTGCAATCCGAATTCCATCATCGCCGGCATTGCCGATCTGGCCATATCGCCTGTCGTCGGTCCTGAGATCCTGACCGGATCGACCCGCCTGAAGTCGGGCACGGCGCAAAAACTCATTCTCAACATGCTGACGACGGCAAGCATGATCCGCATCGGCAAGAGCTATCAGAACCTGATGGTCGATGTCAGCGCCAGCAACAAGAAGCTGGTAGCGCGCGCCTCGCGCATCGTCATGCAGGCGACCGGCTGCACGCAGCAGGAAGCGCGCCGCGTGCTCGATCTCACAGGCAACGACGTCAAGCTTGCCATTCTCATGGAAATTACTGGGATGGGCATTGAAGAAGCCCGCGCGGCATTGCAAAACGCTGATGGATTCCTGCGCAAGGCCATCAACGCCAGAACAGCTTGA
- a CDS encoding ABC transporter substrate-binding protein — MKGNFAKTLISGVALAVGIGLATVAFPAQAATLRMAWSQDATGLDPHKQTAFSSIRLLELIYEPLVRLDGNLQIVPGVAESWQFSPDGKQLTFKLNAKAKFQNGAPVTSADVKASFQRILDQATAAVARANFLSIASIDTPDANTVVFNLSQPDVPLLTAMTSLNAAVVPASEITAGTIGTKAIGSGPFKLDSWVPNSKEVLSANKDWAGGAIGVDGINISVLPDETAILASLRTGQIDFALLNDPLVATLVPKEPKLQLTRTPILSYNVLQLNPSRKPMDQLAVRQAISCAIDRKDVMDTAALGEGKVTGPLTMPLYATDPSQLFCYTRDVAKAKKLMADAGFANGFSATVIAATGEPPTATAEAQVIQSQLAEIGIKLDIKVMELNVYVDTWLKGNFDMAVALNGGSADPYSMYNRYWTKSGNLQKVANYIDDTLDSLMQKGRVETDPAKRKEIFAEFEKHIAEVSPWIWLYTAYGYTAEQKNVVGFVPTPTGSLFGLSKVSIK; from the coding sequence GTGAAAGGGAATTTTGCAAAGACGCTGATTTCGGGCGTAGCGCTGGCCGTGGGGATTGGTCTGGCGACCGTCGCGTTTCCGGCGCAGGCAGCGACGCTGCGTATGGCATGGTCGCAGGACGCAACCGGGCTTGATCCGCATAAGCAGACGGCCTTCTCGTCCATTCGCCTGCTGGAACTGATCTATGAACCGCTCGTTCGCCTCGATGGCAATCTGCAGATCGTGCCGGGTGTTGCCGAGAGCTGGCAGTTCTCGCCCGACGGCAAGCAATTGACCTTCAAGCTCAATGCCAAGGCAAAGTTCCAGAACGGCGCGCCGGTGACCTCGGCTGACGTCAAGGCCTCCTTCCAGCGTATTCTCGATCAGGCGACCGCCGCGGTTGCCCGCGCAAACTTCCTGTCGATCGCGAGCATCGACACGCCTGATGCCAATACCGTTGTCTTCAACCTCTCGCAGCCCGACGTTCCGCTTTTGACGGCCATGACGAGCCTCAATGCGGCGGTGGTTCCGGCAAGCGAAATCACTGCCGGCACCATCGGCACGAAGGCGATCGGCTCCGGCCCGTTCAAGCTCGACAGCTGGGTTCCGAACTCAAAGGAAGTCCTGAGCGCCAACAAGGACTGGGCAGGCGGCGCCATCGGCGTCGACGGCATCAACATCAGCGTGCTGCCGGACGAAACGGCGATCCTTGCCTCGCTGCGCACAGGCCAGATTGATTTCGCGCTGCTCAACGATCCGCTCGTCGCAACGCTGGTGCCGAAGGAGCCGAAGCTGCAGCTCACCCGCACGCCGATCCTCTCCTACAACGTCCTGCAGCTCAATCCATCGCGTAAGCCAATGGATCAGCTCGCCGTGCGTCAGGCGATCTCCTGCGCCATCGACCGCAAGGACGTGATGGACACCGCAGCTCTTGGCGAAGGCAAGGTGACCGGGCCGCTGACGATGCCGCTCTATGCCACCGACCCGAGCCAGCTCTTCTGCTATACGCGCGACGTTGCCAAGGCGAAGAAGCTGATGGCTGACGCCGGCTTCGCCAACGGCTTCTCTGCAACCGTCATCGCCGCAACCGGCGAACCGCCGACAGCCACGGCCGAAGCGCAGGTCATCCAGTCGCAGCTCGCCGAAATCGGCATCAAGCTCGATATCAAGGTGATGGAACTCAACGTCTATGTCGACACATGGCTCAAGGGCAATTTCGACATGGCGGTCGCGCTCAACGGCGGCAGCGCCGACCCCTATTCGATGTACAACCGTTACTGGACGAAATCAGGCAATCTGCAGAAGGTCGCGAACTATATCGACGATACGCTCGACAGCCTGATGCAGAAGGGCCGGGTCGAAACAGATCCGGCCAAGCGCAAGGAGATTTTCGCCGAGTTCGAAAAGCATATCGCCGAAGTCTCGCCCTGGATCTGGCTCTACACGGCTTACGGCTATACGGCCGAGCAGAAGAACGTCGTGGGCTTCGTGCCGACGCCGACCGGCTCGCTGTTCGGCCTGAGCAAGGTTTCGATCAAGTAA
- a CDS encoding ABC transporter permease encodes MAYLTRRLMTFPLIMLGVSIFVFVAIRLVPGDAITAMLGTNAGLLTPEQRQALAAYFGIDQPWPVQYWHWLLGVFQGNLGISVTYGKPVLDIILERFPLTLELALLSMVIALAIGLPAGVFAATRNEKLSDLVVRIVAMIGQSTPNFVLGLLLIYALSAGFGVLPTMGAFTPLWENPLENLGQMILPALTLGFAFAASVTRVVRSAMLDVLSDDYVRTARSRGVPARGVIWRHALPNALIPVVTLSGVEFGYLLGGAVLVEQIYALPGLGRLVLDAIQQRDYALVQGCVLFIAFNFMIVNLLVDLAYVALDPRVRLGEG; translated from the coding sequence ATGGCATACCTGACGCGCCGGCTGATGACATTCCCGCTGATCATGCTGGGCGTGTCCATCTTCGTCTTCGTCGCCATCCGGCTGGTGCCGGGCGACGCGATCACGGCGATGCTCGGCACCAATGCCGGTCTCTTGACGCCGGAGCAGCGTCAAGCTCTTGCCGCCTATTTCGGCATCGATCAGCCTTGGCCCGTCCAATATTGGCATTGGCTGCTCGGGGTATTTCAGGGCAATCTCGGCATTTCCGTCACCTACGGCAAGCCGGTGCTCGATATCATCCTTGAGCGCTTTCCACTGACGCTGGAGCTCGCCTTGCTTTCCATGGTGATCGCGCTCGCCATCGGCCTGCCGGCTGGCGTCTTTGCCGCCACGCGAAACGAAAAGCTGTCCGATCTTGTCGTGCGCATCGTTGCCATGATCGGGCAGTCCACGCCAAATTTCGTTCTCGGTCTGCTGTTAATCTATGCTCTGTCTGCCGGTTTCGGGGTGTTGCCGACCATGGGCGCCTTCACGCCCCTTTGGGAAAACCCGCTCGAAAATCTCGGCCAGATGATCCTACCCGCACTAACTCTCGGCTTCGCCTTCGCAGCCTCGGTGACGCGCGTCGTACGTTCTGCCATGCTCGATGTCTTGAGTGATGATTATGTGCGGACCGCCCGCAGCCGTGGTGTGCCGGCGCGCGGCGTCATCTGGCGCCATGCCTTGCCGAATGCGCTGATCCCTGTGGTGACGCTGAGCGGCGTCGAGTTCGGTTATCTACTTGGCGGCGCCGTGCTGGTCGAGCAGATCTATGCCTTGCCGGGACTGGGACGTCTGGTCCTGGATGCAATCCAGCAGCGCGATTATGCCCTGGTGCAAGGCTGCGTCCTGTTCATTGCCTTCAACTTCATGATCGTCAACCTGCTCGTCGATCTCGCCTATGTCGCGCTTGATCCGCGCGTCCGCCTGGGAGAAGGCTGA
- a CDS encoding ABC transporter permease produces the protein MWIAKAIFSHMSGRIGGVIVLVYIIIAILGVLGLTPHDPVARNPLARLQSPNFAYWMGTDLLGRDVASRLMNGVGESFTVAFFSVALATLVGTVLGLTAAWSGKRWDGVIMRTMDVLLAFPAILLALLIIAIVGPGTWTSVAAIAIVYTPIFTRVVRGPALSLKGRDFVDAARTFGSSRSYILTRHLLLNLVAPLTVQVTLALAWSLLTEAGLSFLGLGTQPPASSLGLMLSDSRNLMETAPWLLIFPGVTIMISILGFNLLGDALRDILDPKMRRSTV, from the coding sequence ATGTGGATCGCCAAGGCCATTTTTTCCCATATGAGCGGCCGGATCGGCGGCGTGATTGTGCTCGTCTACATCATCATTGCCATCCTTGGTGTGCTTGGCCTGACGCCTCATGATCCCGTGGCGCGCAATCCGTTGGCTCGCCTGCAATCGCCCAATTTTGCATATTGGATGGGTACCGACCTGCTGGGGCGTGATGTGGCCAGCCGCTTGATGAATGGCGTTGGCGAATCTTTCACCGTTGCCTTCTTTTCGGTTGCGCTAGCGACCCTGGTCGGCACCGTACTCGGCCTGACCGCCGCCTGGTCGGGCAAGCGCTGGGACGGCGTCATCATGCGCACCATGGATGTGCTTCTGGCTTTTCCGGCGATCCTGCTTGCGCTTCTGATCATCGCCATCGTCGGTCCTGGCACCTGGACCAGCGTTGCCGCGATCGCGATCGTTTACACGCCGATCTTTACCCGCGTGGTGCGTGGCCCGGCCCTTTCGCTGAAGGGACGCGATTTCGTCGATGCCGCCCGCACCTTCGGCAGCAGCCGATCTTATATCCTGACGCGCCACCTCCTGCTCAATCTCGTTGCACCCTTGACGGTGCAAGTGACCCTGGCGCTTGCCTGGTCGTTGCTGACCGAGGCCGGACTGAGCTTCCTCGGCCTGGGAACACAGCCGCCGGCATCCTCTCTGGGCCTGATGCTGAGCGATAGCCGCAATCTCATGGAAACAGCGCCGTGGCTGCTGATCTTCCCGGGCGTGACCATCATGATTTCTATTCTCGGCTTCAACCTGCTCGGCGATGCCCTGCGCGATATCCTTGATCCGAAGATGCGGAGGTCCACGGTATGA
- a CDS encoding ABC transporter ATP-binding protein, with the protein MTPLLSVSDLRVGFGRNPEANPIVRGVSFDLEAGETLAIVGESGSGKSVTALSINRLVDFGGGRIIGGSIRLKRADNNILDLTKASEAELTKIRGAEIGMIFQEPMTSLNPVLTIGTQIEESFRLHRGLTGSQAKAAAKDALDRVRIPDAARRLTYCPNQLSGGMLQRVMIATALACNPRLLIADEPTTALDVTVQAQIMALLAELKRETGMSMIFITHDIGLVAGIADKVMVMQAGQAVEQGELNQILDHPKHPYTQHLLHSVPHFASGQAARTDFQRDETQAKPALKVDGLTVRFPVKGSFLRRSAGAVHAVEGVGFDLMPGETLAIVGESGSGKSTTARAILGLVKSTRGTFTTNAGKAADRTSAVQMVFQNPYASLNPRLRVDNILAEPMIAAGGRISAETRERMTMLLKRVGLPENALERYPHEFSGGQRQRLCIARALMLNPSVLVLDEAVSALDVSVQAQVLELLIELQREYGLAYLFISHDMAVVERIAHRIAVIYAGQIVEIGDAASVLSEPKHSYTRRLIAAVPTVARRKENFTLDTRQVPSLVRPLGFEPVVPEWRRFAPDHIALAEA; encoded by the coding sequence ATGACACCGCTTCTCTCGGTCTCGGATCTTCGCGTCGGTTTCGGGCGTAACCCTGAGGCCAATCCCATCGTTCGCGGTGTCAGCTTCGATCTTGAAGCCGGCGAGACGTTGGCAATCGTCGGCGAGAGCGGTTCGGGCAAGTCGGTCACGGCGCTTTCGATCAATCGTCTCGTCGATTTCGGCGGCGGCCGCATCATCGGCGGGTCGATCCGCCTCAAGCGTGCCGACAACAATATTCTGGATCTCACCAAGGCCAGCGAAGCGGAGCTGACGAAGATCCGTGGCGCCGAGATCGGCATGATCTTCCAGGAGCCGATGACGTCCCTTAATCCGGTTCTCACCATCGGCACGCAGATCGAGGAATCGTTCAGGCTGCATCGTGGCCTGACGGGAAGCCAGGCAAAGGCCGCCGCCAAAGATGCCCTGGATCGCGTGCGCATTCCCGATGCCGCGCGCCGTCTCACCTATTGCCCGAACCAGCTTTCCGGCGGCATGCTCCAGCGTGTGATGATCGCGACCGCGCTTGCCTGCAATCCGCGCCTGCTGATCGCCGATGAGCCGACCACGGCGCTCGATGTCACCGTCCAGGCGCAGATCATGGCGCTGCTCGCCGAACTGAAGCGCGAGACGGGCATGTCGATGATCTTCATTACGCATGATATCGGCCTTGTTGCCGGCATTGCCGACAAGGTGATGGTGATGCAGGCCGGCCAGGCGGTGGAACAGGGCGAGCTCAATCAGATCCTCGATCATCCCAAGCACCCCTACACCCAGCATCTTCTGCATTCCGTTCCGCATTTCGCTTCAGGGCAGGCCGCGCGCACGGATTTTCAGCGTGACGAGACGCAAGCTAAGCCGGCGCTTAAAGTGGACGGCTTGACTGTCCGCTTCCCGGTCAAGGGCAGCTTCCTGCGGCGGTCGGCCGGCGCGGTCCATGCCGTCGAAGGGGTCGGCTTCGATCTGATGCCCGGCGAGACGCTGGCGATCGTCGGCGAGAGCGGCTCGGGCAAATCCACGACTGCGCGGGCGATCCTCGGACTGGTCAAGTCGACGCGCGGCACGTTTACGACCAATGCCGGCAAGGCTGCCGATCGCACCAGCGCCGTGCAGATGGTGTTCCAAAACCCCTATGCCTCGCTTAATCCGAGACTGCGCGTCGACAACATCCTCGCCGAACCGATGATCGCCGCGGGTGGCCGCATTTCCGCCGAAACGCGGGAGCGGATGACCATGCTTTTGAAGCGCGTGGGCTTGCCGGAAAATGCCCTTGAGCGCTACCCGCATGAGTTTTCAGGCGGCCAGCGTCAGAGACTTTGCATCGCGCGTGCGCTGATGCTGAACCCTTCCGTGCTGGTGCTCGACGAAGCGGTGTCGGCGCTCGACGTGTCCGTTCAGGCGCAGGTTCTGGAGTTGCTGATCGAACTGCAGCGCGAATACGGGCTTGCCTATCTGTTCATCTCGCATGACATGGCGGTCGTGGAGCGCATCGCTCATCGCATTGCGGTGATCTATGCCGGACAGATCGTCGAGATCGGCGATGCTGCCTCCGTCTTGTCGGAGCCCAAGCATTCCTATACCAGGCGGCTGATCGCAGCGGTTCCGACGGTTGCGCGGCGCAAGGAAAACTTCACGCTCGACACACGCCAGGTTCCGTCGCTGGTGCGACCCCTGGGCTTCGAGCCGGTCGTTCCCGAGTGGCGCCGCTTCGCGCCGGATCACATCGCTTTGGCGGAAGCCTGA
- a CDS encoding serine hydrolase — MQFQERFDRALTPLEQSVAAARIPGGVLGMIDLDGNRQVRATGSAQKVPSARPMLADTWFDLASLTKVIFTTPRILALAEAGTIDLDAPLTTLLPDLRQYSAEAWERKVTFRQCLGHQTPFPAVEPIYTYGRDPDLLRAFILQREWRAGPPVYSDINFILLGFALERLAGQTIRAMDAGPGFAFSAPPELAAATEDCTWRHRILSGEVHDDNCSALQGAGHAGLFGTADAILDFARGLLDGSGASAQSIALMRTPLSATRTHGWERPHDGWHGGALCSSGTIGHTGFTGTALWIDFDRGRAWTLLTNRIHPTRHFDSGILALRQAVSDHVNAA; from the coding sequence ATGCAGTTTCAAGAACGTTTCGATCGGGCCCTCACGCCGCTCGAACAATCGGTCGCGGCGGCGCGCATTCCCGGCGGCGTGCTTGGCATGATCGATCTCGACGGCAACCGGCAGGTTCGCGCCACCGGCTCGGCGCAGAAGGTGCCGAGCGCCAGGCCGATGCTCGCCGATACCTGGTTCGATCTTGCGTCGCTCACCAAGGTCATTTTCACCACGCCGCGCATTCTGGCCTTGGCGGAAGCCGGCACGATCGACCTTGATGCGCCGCTGACGACGCTCCTGCCCGATCTTCGCCAATACAGCGCCGAAGCGTGGGAACGAAAGGTGACGTTTCGCCAGTGCCTCGGGCATCAGACTCCGTTTCCAGCGGTCGAGCCGATCTATACCTATGGTCGCGACCCGGATCTCCTGCGCGCCTTCATCCTGCAGCGCGAATGGCGAGCCGGTCCGCCCGTCTATTCCGATATCAATTTCATCCTGCTCGGTTTTGCGCTGGAACGACTGGCCGGACAAACCATTCGGGCCATGGATGCAGGCCCGGGTTTTGCCTTCTCTGCGCCGCCCGAGCTCGCCGCCGCGACCGAAGACTGCACCTGGCGGCATCGCATCCTGTCGGGCGAAGTCCATGACGACAATTGCTCGGCGCTGCAGGGCGCCGGCCATGCCGGCCTGTTCGGAACGGCTGACGCGATCCTCGATTTTGCAAGGGGATTACTTGACGGTAGCGGCGCATCTGCCCAGTCGATCGCCCTGATGCGGACGCCGCTTTCGGCAACGCGCACGCATGGCTGGGAGCGGCCTCATGACGGCTGGCATGGCGGCGCTCTCTGCTCGTCCGGAACCATCGGCCATACGGGCTTCACAGGTACGGCGCTCTGGATCGACTTCGACAGGGGCAGGGCCTGGACCTTGCTCACCAACCGCATTCATCCGACACGCCATTTCGACAGCGGCATACTGGCGCTTCGTCAGGCCGTCAGCGATCACGTCAACGCAGCATAG
- a CDS encoding anhydro-N-acetylmuramic acid kinase — MEPIWAVGLMTGTVLDGNIDVAMLKTDGERIEEFGPYVLAPYPSWIRELLEETLRQARAWNFEGPEPAIFKAAEEALTRAQSEAVRELVEDNGMTMADIGVVGFHGQTVLHRAPQKDRLGQTRQLGDGELMRSILGTKVAYDFRSADMRAGGQGAPLAAAYHTALLRGAGAAGEVAILNLGGVANVTWWDGEGNFVAFDTGPANAPLNDFIKSHGLGDMDRDGALGRAGKVDEARLEKLLQHPYLTAPYPKSLDRFDFGAAMADGLGPEDGAATLSAFTASAVGKALDLLPRRPSKVVVSGGGRHNPTIMAMLKSRAGVEPIFAEDLGWRGDAVEAECFAFLAVRVLRGMPISFPGTTGVPAPMRGGRLA, encoded by the coding sequence ATGGAACCAATCTGGGCAGTCGGTCTGATGACCGGGACCGTCCTTGACGGCAATATCGATGTCGCCATGCTGAAGACGGACGGCGAGCGGATCGAGGAGTTCGGCCCCTATGTTCTGGCGCCTTATCCCAGCTGGATTCGGGAGTTGCTGGAAGAGACGCTGCGGCAGGCCCGGGCATGGAATTTCGAAGGGCCTGAGCCGGCAATCTTCAAGGCCGCCGAGGAGGCGCTGACGCGAGCCCAGTCGGAGGCGGTCAGGGAACTGGTCGAAGACAACGGCATGACGATGGCCGATATCGGCGTCGTCGGCTTTCATGGCCAGACGGTCTTGCATCGGGCACCGCAGAAGGACAGGTTGGGGCAGACGCGCCAGCTTGGTGATGGTGAGCTGATGCGTTCGATCCTCGGCACAAAGGTCGCCTATGATTTCCGCTCGGCCGACATGCGCGCCGGTGGGCAGGGCGCACCGCTTGCCGCAGCCTATCACACCGCGCTGTTGCGCGGAGCGGGTGCGGCAGGAGAGGTTGCCATTCTCAATCTCGGCGGCGTTGCCAATGTCACCTGGTGGGATGGCGAGGGCAATTTCGTTGCTTTCGATACAGGCCCGGCCAACGCGCCCTTGAACGATTTCATCAAATCCCACGGGCTCGGGGATATGGATCGCGACGGTGCGCTTGGGCGCGCCGGCAAGGTCGATGAGGCACGGCTCGAAAAGCTGCTGCAGCATCCCTATCTCACGGCACCCTATCCGAAATCGCTCGATCGGTTCGACTTCGGCGCCGCCATGGCGGATGGCCTTGGTCCGGAAGACGGTGCCGCCACGCTGTCAGCCTTCACGGCAAGTGCCGTCGGCAAGGCGCTGGATCTTTTGCCGCGCAGACCGAGCAAGGTTGTCGTCAGTGGCGGCGGCAGGCACAATCCGACGATCATGGCGATGCTGAAGAGCCGGGCCGGCGTCGAACCGATCTTTGCCGAAGATCTCGGCTGGCGCGGCGATGCTGTCGAGGCGGAGTGCTTTGCGTTTCTCGCCGTGCGTGTGCTGCGCGGCATGCCAATCAGCTTTCCCGGCACGACGGGCGTGCCTGCGCCGATGCGCGGCGGGCGCCTCGCGTAA